In Candidatus Pelagibacter sp. HIMB1321, a single genomic region encodes these proteins:
- the acpS gene encoding holo-ACP synthase, whose protein sequence is MKTVGIGVDIVDNKRFTNLVRDKKFINRTFSKKEISNSKKISNKINFYSKRFAAKESFAKALGTGFRNGLNFKDVEVLNNDLGKPYYLKNIKIKQFIKKIKKIDNFELFLSISDEKDYSVAFTIIQKV, encoded by the coding sequence ATGAAAACAGTTGGTATTGGTGTTGATATAGTTGATAACAAGAGGTTTACAAATTTAGTAAGAGATAAGAAATTCATTAATCGAACATTTAGTAAAAAGGAAATTTCAAATTCAAAAAAAATTTCTAATAAAATAAACTTTTATTCAAAGAGATTTGCTGCAAAAGAATCTTTTGCAAAGGCTCTAGGAACTGGCTTCAGAAATGGCTTAAATTTTAAAGATGTGGAAGTACTAAATAATGATCTTGGGAAACCATATTATTTAAAAAATATTAAAATTAAGCAATTTATTAAAAAGATAAAAAAAATTGATAATTTTGAATTGTTTCTTTCAATTTCTGATGAAAAAGATTACTCAGTTGCCTTTACAATTATTCAAAAAGTTTAA
- the lepB gene encoding signal peptidase I — translation MISKAVILDNIKTLFYALVIAVIIRSLLLQPFYIPSSSMEPTLLVGDRLFVTKYSYGYSKHSFPFSPPILNKRIMFSEPKRGDVVVFKTPADNRTDYIKRLIGLPGDTIQFLDTNLYINNSEILKSRTSISDKIFCGNRTIDVFTFEEKLPNNKIHKTVYLKNFPFNNSDPFIVPKDHYFFLGDNRDCSKDSRFLSSVGYVHKDNLVGKAQFIFFSSDKSIGSFFAFWKWHKSIRFNRFFKKII, via the coding sequence ATGATTTCTAAAGCTGTAATATTAGATAATATAAAAACTCTTTTTTATGCGTTAGTTATTGCGGTAATTATCAGATCTTTATTATTACAACCTTTTTATATTCCATCATCCTCGATGGAGCCTACGCTTTTAGTTGGTGATAGACTTTTTGTCACAAAGTATTCATATGGATATAGCAAGCATTCATTCCCTTTCAGTCCTCCAATTCTAAATAAAAGAATAATGTTTTCTGAACCTAAAAGAGGGGACGTCGTTGTATTTAAAACTCCAGCTGATAACAGAACTGATTACATAAAAAGATTAATTGGTTTGCCTGGTGATACAATTCAATTCCTAGATACAAATCTTTATATTAATAATAGTGAAATATTAAAATCTCGTACATCAATTTCTGATAAAATTTTTTGCGGCAATAGAACAATAGATGTTTTTACTTTTGAGGAAAAATTACCAAATAATAAGATTCATAAAACTGTATATCTAAAAAATTTTCCATTCAATAATTCCGATCCATTTATTGTCCCTAAAGACCATTATTTTTTCCTAGGAGATAATAGAGATTGTTCTAAAGATAGTAGATTTTTATCAAGTGTTGGATATGTTCATAAAGATAATCTTGTTGGTAAAGCTCAATTTATTTTTTTTTCTTCTGACAAATCAATCGGTAGTTTTTTTGCATTTTGGAAGTGGCATAAATCTATTAGATTTAATAGATTTTTTAAGAAAATTATTTAA
- a CDS encoding pyridoxine 5'-phosphate synthase, with product MKRLGVNIDHIATLRNARGEFHPDPFFAAKYVNQQGADSITIHLREDRRHIRDLDAKKICSIKNLLVNLEISIKNEIVNNALRIKPNYICIVPENRKEITTEGGLNISKNKHKIKKIIDLFKKNNIRTSLFINPTSKDILLSKELGAECIEIHTGRLANLVKSKKKFRKELLRIKSSCKLADEIGLEIHAGHGLDYKSTEILSKINEIKEFNIGHFIIGESIFYGIKNVIKKFKKIIK from the coding sequence GTGAAAAGGTTAGGAGTTAATATCGATCATATTGCAACACTAAGAAATGCAAGAGGTGAATTTCATCCAGATCCATTTTTTGCTGCTAAATATGTAAATCAACAAGGAGCAGACTCTATCACAATTCATTTAAGAGAAGATCGTCGTCATATTAGAGACTTGGATGCAAAAAAAATCTGTTCAATAAAAAATTTATTGGTGAATTTAGAAATTTCTATAAAAAATGAAATAGTTAATAATGCTCTAAGAATTAAACCTAATTATATTTGCATTGTTCCGGAAAACAGAAAAGAAATAACTACCGAAGGTGGTTTAAACATATCAAAAAATAAACATAAGATTAAAAAAATTATAGATCTATTTAAAAAGAATAATATCAGAACCAGTCTTTTTATTAATCCAACTTCAAAAGATATACTTCTATCCAAAGAATTAGGAGCTGAGTGTATAGAAATTCATACAGGTCGATTAGCTAATTTAGTAAAATCAAAAAAGAAATTTAGAAAAGAATTATTGCGTATAAAATCTTCTTGTAAATTAGCAGATGAAATAGGACTTGAAATACATGCTGGTCATGGTCTGGATTATAAATCTACAGAAATTTTATCAAAAATTAATGAAATAAAAGAATTCAACATAGGTCATTTTATTATTGGCGAGTCAATTTTTTATGGAATTAAAAATGTCATAAAAAAATTCAAAAAAATTATTAAATAA
- the pyrE gene encoding orotate phosphoribosyltransferase, protein MLSLKKSLSILKKTDALLEGHFVLSSGLHSPKYIQCAKLLSFPNKASLICKSLANKIKKNYKKIDLILAPAMGGVVIGYEIGKLLKKETIFCERVNGKFKLRRGFDIKKNSKVLIIEDVITTGKSSLECVKLIDKSKAKLVGFASIIDRSTKKTLKIKHKIISHLKIDVPTYKSNQLPKELASIPITKPGSRFLK, encoded by the coding sequence ATGCTTTCACTCAAAAAATCCTTAAGTATTTTAAAAAAGACTGATGCTCTTTTAGAGGGTCATTTTGTTTTATCTTCTGGTCTTCATTCTCCAAAATATATTCAATGTGCAAAATTATTAAGTTTCCCAAATAAAGCTAGTTTAATTTGTAAATCTCTTGCAAATAAAATTAAAAAAAATTACAAAAAAATTGATTTAATTTTAGCACCAGCAATGGGAGGTGTTGTTATTGGATATGAAATCGGCAAACTATTAAAAAAAGAGACAATATTCTGTGAAAGGGTTAATGGCAAATTTAAACTTAGAAGAGGTTTTGATATTAAAAAAAATTCAAAAGTTCTAATAATTGAAGATGTAATTACAACAGGTAAATCAAGTTTAGAATGTGTAAAGTTAATAGATAAATCAAAAGCAAAATTAGTTGGATTTGCATCCATAATAGATAGATCAACAAAAAAAACTTTAAAAATAAAACATAAAATTATTTCACATTTAAAAATTGATGTTCCTACATATAAATCAAATCAATTACCAAAAGAATTAGCTTCAATTCCAATTACAAAACCGGGAAGTAGATTTTTAAAGTGA